The DNA sequence CAATCATGCAAATGTCTGTGGGTTTCTGTAAACAGCTGACGTTCTCTGAATCAGTACATTTCCATCCAGTGTTTACCTGAGATCATGTCCAGGGCAGCAGAATGAAGGTCTGTTGGTTAGTCTGAAGAGATGTTTCCTCATCCCAAAACCTCCTCACAGTTTATTTACCCGTCATTTGGgacccaaaactaagttctgtaatattttgactGAATTTGGAGAAGTTCATGTTTTCAGTCCTGGAAAGTTTtagattttcactgtaaaaaaaaaaaaaaaaaaaaaaaaagcttgtgaagccattttaaaggttcagtATCAAAATACAAGCAACATCCATGACATggtgagaacagacagaacagTTTTATCAGATCAGAATCACTGAATGGATCATTGgtcagtgtatatctatggatggatccatatttctactaaaattcAGTCTTTGGtacacatttctccaactgctgaggctctaacatcagtagaatctgatgggttaaagttggaccagacaaggttccagtttttagatgtttagactaaatgctgatgtggactcattggtaggaaccagaacctggagttcatagaggtctagatattcatagaggtctagatgttggtgtccataggggtctagatgttggtgtccataggagtctagatgttggtgttcatagaggtctagatgttggtgttcatagaagTCTGCATGTTgtttatagaggtctagatgttagTGTTCATACAGGTCtacatgttggtgttcatagaggtctacatgttggtgtccatagaggtctacatgttggtgttcatagaggtctacatgttggtgttcatagaggtctacatgttggtgttcatagaggtctacatgttggtgttcatagaggtctacatGTTGGTGTTCTTAGAGGTCtacatgttggtgttcatagaggtctacatGTTGGTATTAGATGAGCAGATGCTTCATGTTGAttggtgtatgtttgtgtaaatATGAGTTTAGGTTTGAAGGTTtgacaaatgaacaaacaggaagtgtttcACAACAAACACTGTagttttaatgcttcattttttacactttaataaAACACGGCAGCACAACACGTTTCAGAATaaagtcagtgtgattcttCCTGACTGCTCAGAGACCTCAGATAAACATTTAATCCACATTATCATGATAAAAACAGAACGAAGCAGCAGAAActgactgaaatgtttttttattcgTTGTAATCAATTTACTGAAGGTCTTTTaatgaaacaaagacagaaagactgTGAAAGATAGTTTCAGAACTTCAGAACCTTTGGATTCAGTCTGAACCAGAACCAGCTGCTGTTACTCTGTCTCTCTGGAGGCTCGGCTCTCAGGATGTTGTTGGATTCAGGATCAACAACATGGAAAACCGGATTTGCATGAAGCTAAAAATGTTGAACTTCATTAAAATGAGGTGGATTTCTCCTGGAAGCTTCAGAGTTCAGTGTTTATCTGGTTCAGGTTCAGaaccaggtccaggtccaggttcaGGTTCAGAACCAGGTTTAGGTTTAGGTTCACAATCAGGTTTAGGTTCAGGTTCAGAATCAGGTTTAGGTTCAGGttcagaaccaggttcaggttCAGAATCAGGTTTAGGTTCAGAATCAGGTTTAGGTTCAGAATCAGGTTTAGGTTCAGGTTTAGGTTTAGGTTTAGGTTCAGGTTTAGGTTTAGGTTCAGGTttaggttcaggttcaggtttagATTCAGGTTGAAGGTTCAGGTTTAGGTTCAGGCTTAGGTTCAGAATCAGGTTTAGGTTCaagttcaggttcaggtttaggttcaggttcaggtttaCGTTCAAGTTTAGGTTTAGGTTCAGGTTCAGGAGAGACAGTGTTTTGCTTTGatacagaaaatgtccaaagtgATTTGAGAAAAGTTTACATCCAGTGAATCAAAACTTTCCAACTGAACCTCAGACTGGAGTCAGGGTAATCAGTGGAGATCAGAACCTGGACCCAGTTTCACCAAGTGGTCTTTACTAGACCTGGGTCCTTGTTCCGACCAGTTTGTAAAGAGTCAGAAACCTGCTGGAACAGTAGAACCTGATAAAAATGAGGAGAAGCAGAACAGCGAGGCCATGAAGGACCGCTCATGGAGGCTTTCATAGAGGAAAAACTCCTgagtgacacaaaaaaagagaaaaatccaCCAACCAGGCGAAACCGTCAGTGGACTCACCTGATTTCACAGGTTTGGTCCTGACTAACTGCTGGAGGAGACAGATGTGTCTCCAGACATAAACTatatttattcatcatttaaGAACCATTTTCCATCTAAAAGCTCCCACTGTGAGAGTCGTTGCCATAGAAATTGGCTGAATTTTGACTTCTAATTGGACGTCAGGTTTACACCCGGACTCAGCTGGAAGCAGAAAGCATCAATCATGAAACCCTGAACCCTCCATCCACCCCGAGCTCCTCCTGGAACTGTATTCATGAACCGATGCTTCATGTGATCTTCAGTTTGGTCAAACGCTGCTTGAAACAAACTCACAGAAACTGTTGGACAACCTTCCTGGAAGTTGCTTTTGCTTCCTGCTTCAAACTGATGTGGATTTCACTCAGAGGTTTTACAGAGATGGATTCAGGAACATTCAGAAAgtaaatcttatcttatttaCAGCTGCATGAGAAGAAACAACCTCAGAACTGATCTATGGAGAAATCAGGTGACAGACCTTCAACACCTCCCTGTTCTAGGTACACTCAGAGACGTAAATGAAGACCTGGTTGTGGCTGATGTTCTGCAGAAGCGTCGTGATGATGtcactgaccaatcagagcccaCAGGTGAGGTGGGCGTGGCCTCAGATGCCCATGTAGGTGTTCATCTTCCCCAGGGCGTCGCAGACGGTTGTCAGGTCGCTGCGCAGGTCCTGAACCACGTCCTCGATGCTGCGCGTGTCCTTCAGCAGGTCCACGCTCTGAGTGTACGGGTTGTAGTACACTGAGAACGGACGCTTGATCGTCTTCGCAAACTCCCTGCAGAAGGGGGCGGAGCCACAGAGGGTCACATGACACAGGTAAGGAGAGGAGGCAGGTTCAAGCTTTAACTCAGTGAACTTTTACCTCATCTTCTCTTTGGCCTCCTCGAAGCTCTCGGAGACGAAGTAAACGTCCTGGAAGGTGGTAATGAGACACTCCTGGTTGCAGGTGGTCCTCGGATCGAACATCTTCACGCAGGCCTGATCAGACAGAGCATGCTGGGAAAACAACATCACGTGTCAGTCCAGTCAAAGGGAGCTGCTAGAAGCTAGATATTCCATTTCCACTGTCGAGTTTGTCTTTGTTCTGCTCCATCTTATGTCTTGTTCTATCATGTTCTCAGTATTTTTGGTTCCAACCTGTTGGGCTGTGATGAtgttctgcagctgaaactTTAAGTTCTGATCGTGAAGAACCTCAACGTTCACAAGATCTCAGTAATTATTTCAACAGTTAGCTAACTAATGTTGACGCTCTGAGAAGAAATGTAGTCAAGAATGTAAAGATAAGCGTTTACCTGAACACCAACCTTTACCCAACCtgaaccctactaaccctacaaACCCTACAAACctgaaccctaaccctactaaccctactaaccttAACCCTACTAACtttactaaccctaacccatagACAGACCTCAGACTAGCAGAGAGCTCTCCACTGTTATgttactgtctgtgtgtgtgtgtgtgtgtgtgtgtgtgtgtgtgtgtgtgtgtgtgtgtctgtgtctgtgtgtatttgtgtgttacTCTGAGTTCTCCAATAGACGACAGTAATCCGGCTCCATAAGCTCTCAGCTGTCCATCCTGTTTGCAGAGTCCAAACTCGATGGTGAAGaaataacactgaaacacaaacacacaaacacaaacacaaacacacaaatacaaaaacacaagcgtTGCTTCAGTTTAATTCTGACTTCTGCATGAAACTGATCTGATCCATTTGATTGATGACCAAGAATCTGAAACACTTCCTCTCCAGTTTAAAGGtcagtaaactgtaaaaaaaaataaaaaaaaattgaatgtgataaaaacatcttcaaaagtatgttaaaaaaaacagaaatatgatgcaaaacaaccacaaaatgaccaaagaatgAGAATCTACCAAAATGTTcagcaaaaccacaaaaaaggaCGTAAaaactattacaaaaattaaCTGTAACactaaaagacataaaactaaaacaacatgctgaaaaaagatgacaaaaagaggaaaacatctgAACTGGACGTAAAACTGACCGTGGCCAGTTTCTGCACATCTTCATCAGAAGCTCCCAGTGAAGCCAGTCCGATCTCCTGGGAGAACTGGGCGAACTTTGGATCAGCCAGCAGAGGAACGTGACCCAGCAGCTCATGGCAGGTATCCCTGAGAACCAATCATCAATCAGTATCCCTGAGAACCAATCATCAATCAGTATCCCTGAGAACCAATCATCAGTCAGTATCCCTAAGAACCAATCATCAGTCAGTATCTCTAACAGAACCAATCACCAGTCAGTATCCCTGAGAACCAATCATGAATCAGTATCCCTGAGAACCAATCATGAATCAGTATCCCTGAGAACCAATCATCAGTCAGTATCTCTAACAGAACCAATCACCAGTCAGTATCCCTGAGAACCAATCATCAGTCAGTATCCCAGAGGACCAATCATCAGTCAGTATCCCTGAGAACCAATCATAAGTCAGTATCTCTAACAGAACCAATCACCATGCTGTGAGGTCCTGGTACTCACGGTTCTGGGGTGTACAGCGGGTCGGTGCTGTGGCGGACGTACTGGGTGCAGTTAAAGACTCTGAAGGCCAAACCAGCCAGGAAGTCTCTGGGGGACAGATATCCAGCTACCGGACGGACGGTGAAACCAGAAcgctctgaaacacacacactgactattAAGCAGAGTTCTGCAGATACAGAAGCAGGTTCTGGCTGGGTTCCTGTGGTCCACACCTCTGAGGAACATGGAGACATCCTCCAGCTGGGGGATGTTGTCCTCTCGGTATCCACAATGTTTGGTGAGCAGCGGTAGGTTCTTCAGGTACTCTCTGCAGGCGTGAGTCGGGTACAGTTTGGTGAGTTCTCTGAACACCACGGCCCACGTCCTCACCTCCTCCGGGGTGTAGTCGATCCGAGGAATGGGCTGTCCACTGGAGGGACACGGGTCAGAACCAGACTTTCATAGAACCATCAACAGATCAATGATGGACCAGATACTCACAACTAGCAGTTCATGGCCACCTCCACaaagtttttagatgtttagattaaatgttgatgtggactcattggtaggaaccagaacctggagttcatagaggtctagatgttcatagaggtctaggtgttcatagacttctagatgttcatggaggtctagatgttaatggaagtctagatgttcatggaagtctagatgttcatggaagtctagatgttcatagaggtctagatgttggaggTAGATAAGCAGAGTTACAAGATGCTTCAtgttgatttgtgtgtgtttgtgtaaatatacacacgtggacaaaatagttggtacccctcagttaatgaaagaaaaactcacaatggtcacagaaataatttgaatctgacaatgtaataataaataaaaattctatgaaaattaaccaatttaaatcagacattatttaaaaaaaataaactcatgaaacaggcctggacaaaaatgatggtacccctagaaaagactgaaaataatgtgaccatagggacatgttcaatcaaggtgtgtcctctaattagcatcacaggtgtctacaaacttgtaatcagtcagtcagcctatttatagggttacagtagtcactgtgctgtttggtgacatggtgtgtaccacactaaacatggaccagaggaagccaaggagagagttgttcaggagattagaaagaaaattatagaccagcatgttaaaggtaaaggctagaagaccatctccaagcagcttgatgttcctgtgactacagttgtacatattattcagaaatttaagatccatgggactgtagccaacctccctggatgtggctgcaggaggaaaactgatgacaaatggaagagaccgATAAtacaaatggaaacaaaagagcccagaacaacctctaaagacattaaaggtgaactccaaggtcaagctacatcagtgtcagatcgcaccatccgtcattgtttgagacaaagtggacttcatgggagacgaccaaggaggacaccattgttgaaaacaaatcataaaaaagccagatgggaatttgccaaactgcatgttgacaagccacaaagcttctgggagaatgtcctatggacagatgagacaaaactggaactttttggcacatcagctctatgttcacagatgcagaaatgaagcatatgaagaaaagaacactgtccctactgtggaacatggaggaggttctgttatgttctgggactgctttgctgcatctggtacagggtgtctggaatctgtgcaggtacaatgaaatctcatgactatcaaggtattctagacagaaatgtgctgcccagtgtcagaaagcttggtctcagtcgcaggtcatgggtcttgcaacaggataatgagccaaaacacacaactaaaaacagccaagaatggctaagaggaaaacattggactattctgaagtggcctctatgagccctgatctaaatcctattgaacatctgtggaaggagctgaaacatggtgtctggagaaggaaccttcaaacctgagacaactggagcagtctgctgatgaggagtggaccagaatacctgctgagaggtgcagaagtctcactgacagttacacaaatggtttgattgcagtgattgcctcaaaaggttgtgcaacaaaatattaaattaagggtaccatcatttttgtccaggcctgtttcataggtttatttttttcaaataattctgttgaactaTGGttgaaaagcaatgtctgattttcattggttaattttcatagaatttttatttattattacttttgtcagattcaagttatttctgtgaccattgtgggtttttctttcattaaccgagggggaccaacaattttgtccacgtgtgtaaatTCATGCCAAACAGAGAATGATGAACCAGATCCTCACAACTTGTAGTTCATGGCCACCTCCACGAAGTACTTCCTGCGCTGACGGTAAACGTTGTCCTTGAAGCCCTGAGGAGAAGAAATTCGTGTATTCCTTCCCTCCTCACACATATAAACTCTGTATGTTTCATACGACAGACTTGGACTGAAATCGGGAAATGTTTCGGAGGTGATTTAAACTCACAGGATGATCAGCGTCCAGCTCAGAACCATACATCAGAACCCTGTGAGAACATTGGTCCAACTCAGAGATCTTCATGGGGAACCAGGGAACTTCTTCTCCATCTGAACACAAGGACCCACAACTTCTAACACCAGCAGGTTGTTCTCAGTTTTACTCTGAATCATGTTTAAACTACAGAAAACTGGTTGTTGCAGaactaatgtttgtttttaacacaaACCGGTTCTAGTtttatatgaaatgaaaaaccTCCGATTATTGCTGCATGTCTGAGACAACAAGAAGAGAAATACTAatttaatgaaactgaattaaagcaaagaaaaagaacacaaaggaAATTCAGGTAAAGACGTTTGGGTTGAagatgtctttttaaaaactagTAAAACACCTTTAACCTGACTGTGAGGTCAGAGTTTCTGGTGAAAGATGATTGGTTGATACCTGGTCACACACTCAGCCTCATTCTGGTCACCTGAAAGGATTCAGTGGCATCTAGTGGACAGTTTGCACACCTACAGTCCTAAACTCAGCACGTTAGAGAACCTCTGGTCTCCACTAAAACATGACTAATGGGTTCTCTGGAGAACTCTTGCCtttgactgattttattttctttgtttttcatttatatctGTGGCTTTGTTATATCTGTGGAAtgcatttcattttacatttagtttgtATGAAaagtatataaaatataaactgtgttcctacctgtacaggtgtgtataAGGTGTGTGTTCGTACCTGTACAGGTGTATAAAAGTTGTGTGTTCGTACCTGTACAGGTGTGCATAAGTTGTGTGTTCGTACCTGTACAGGTGTATATAAGTTGTGTGTTCGTACCTGTACAGGTGTATATAAGGTGTGTGTTCGTACCTGTACAGGTGTATGTAAGTTGTGTGTTCGTACCTGTACAGGTGTGCATAAGTTGTGTGTTCGTACCTGTACAGGTGTATATAAGGTGTGTGTTCGTACCTGTACAGGTGTATATAAGGTGTGTGTTCGTACCTGTACAGGTGTATATAAGGTGTGTGTTCGTACCTGCCTCAGCAGCCCAGACGTGTTCAGGTGTGTTGAAGGACACGATGTTGACGTGGTCTTTGAGGTTCTCCAGCAGCTCGTTGAACTCCTTCTTGCTGCAGCTACAGTCTGCAAAGATTTCCACCTCATTAGGAACCCGCCTCGACATGCGAGACTCGATGTGGTTCAGGTTCACCCTCTTCTCCTGgagaaaacaagaagaacattctgtGATGTATGAGGAGCAGAATGGAGCGGTTCCGCAGGTGGATGTAGGGGTGGTTTCTAATGtagctctggttctggttctggtcctggttctgggtGTTTTCTGAGAAAGTACAGCAACACTATGTTTTTGACCGTCTTCTGCGGGTTTTCCAAGATGGCGCCGGTGTGTTTGGCCGCTCGTCTGTCGCTCTCCGTTTGGttggtgtttgttgtgtttctggtcctTGGCACTCGACGGGATAAGTCTCTGCTGACATATGATCAACAAACTTTGTTGGAACTGCGACATAAAGTCGGATTTgtgattgattttaataatgGTGGCCACAAAACTTTGCCCCCGCCTTTACGGGGAATCCCGGCTTACCTGCTCCGGACACCGAACCTACCTCCTCCACGGAAGCGTCCCCGCCGCTGCGGTAAACGCAGCGGCCTGCGGGTGAGGCTCAAGGCCTACCTGGCGACCACGTCCTCAGCGTCGTTCTCGTCCTGGACAAGACGAGGCACGTTGTTTTCCTTTAGCGTGCTCCAGCACTTCCTGGACCCTGTCGCCTCCTGCCTGGTGCCCGTCGCCCGTCGCCTGCCTGGATGAGAGATCGCTGCCACTTCGCCCCTGCTCTCCTCGGCTTTGCCAGCGCGGATTAAACCTCTGGAACCTGGCGACACTGCAGCGAGGCGCCCGAATCCCCGACCCATGTATTGGGCAGTCAGTTTTAACTGTCATTAATAGCTGTCTGTCCACTGGCGTGGTCCCCCACTAGTTTTAAACACGCTGTAGTCCAACCACTGCTTAAGAAACCTGGCCTTGACACCACAGTTTGATCTAACTTGAGACCAATCTCCAAGCTGCCCTTTCTTTCCAAAATTTTAGAGAAAGTTGTTCATGCCCAGTTGAAGTCCTTTTTAGATGAGCACAACGTACTGGAGGTTTTTCAGTCTAGTTTTAAGACTCTGCATAGCACGGAGTCAGCACTGTTACgggtttttaatgatgttctcCTGGCAAACGACTCTGGGGATTATGTGGTTCTTGTTCTTCTGGATTTAACTGCTGCATTTGACACAGTGGACCACAAGATTTTAATATCTCGTTTGCTCCGTTGTCTGTTGGGGTCCCGCAGGGTTCAGTTTTAGGGCCTCTCCTTTTTTCCTTATACCTACTTCCTATGGGATCCATCCTCAGGAAGCATGGCATTGCCTTCCATTTTTATGCGGATGACACACAAATTTATGTGCCGTTGAAAAAGAAAGCCTCTCAATCAGTCACATCGCTTCTGTCCTGTCTTAATGACATTAAAGCCTGGATGGCTTTCAATTTTTTTCCGTTTTAACGAAAAGAAAACTGAGATAATGGTGTTCGGTCCCAGTGGCCCTTGTGAGTCTCCCCCTTTTGACTTGGGCCCCCTGGCTCACTATGTTAAGCCAGTGGTTTCCAACCTGGGTTTTAAAATGGActctgattttaaatttgaccatCAAATCAGTGTCGTAGTGAAGGCTAGCTTCTTTCAACTGCGACAGTTAGCCAAGGTGAAGCCCTTTCTAACACCAGAGCACTTTGAAATGGTGATCCACGCTTTTATCACAACCAGGTTGGACTATTGTAATGCACTATACCTTGGAGCTAGCCAGTCTGCCCTAGCGCGTCTCCAGTTGgctcaaaatgctgctgccCGTCTTTTAACCAGCACTCGAAAATATGAGCACATTACGCCTGTTTTAGCttccctccattggctccccgtgCGCTTTAGGGTTGCTTTGaaggttcttttatttgtttttaaagccttaAATGGTCTGGCCCCTCCCTAcctctctgagctgctccaTCCTCATGCCCCCTCACGAACCCTCAGATCAGCTGTTCAGCTACTTCTGGAGGTTCCAAGGTCTAAGCAGAAGCTCAGAGGAGATAGAGTCTTCTCTGTTGCTGCTCCTAGATTGTGGAATAATCTCCCCATGCACATCAGAGAGGCTCTCTCACTGTCGGTTTTTAGAACGTATtcttaaaacttatttttttcactggcttttaacacagcatgagactctgcttctgttttattgtgctgctgtcttaatatgtgtatgttttatttatattttatttattgttttaatgttttaattcattgtttattgtacagcactttgtttcAGCGGCTGCTGTTTAAAGCACTTTATAAATAAAGtcgagttgagttgagttgagttgaccTGGAACACTCTGAGGGCCTTCACCAGACAGCCGACCTCGTTCTTCAGAGAGAACACCACCACTGTTTTCCCAGAATCCTCCGCTCCCTCTTTGTCCGGCTTCTCATTGATGGGACAGAAGGACGGACGCCTCGACTGACaatgacaacagaaaacatcatcaacaacaacaacataaagacaacaacaacaacaacataaaaacatcaacTCATATCATTGATTCGCGGTGAAAATAATAACTAGTTGAAActaaa is a window from the Amphiprion ocellaris isolate individual 3 ecotype Okinawa chromosome 3, ASM2253959v1, whole genome shotgun sequence genome containing:
- the tph2 gene encoding tryptophan 5-hydroxylase 2 isoform X1, whose amino-acid sequence is MSQFQQSLLIICQQRLIPSSAKDQKHNKHQPNGERQTSGQTHRRHLGKPAEDGQKHSVAVLSQKTPRTRTRTRTRATLETTPTSTCGTAPFCSSYITECSSCFLQEKRVNLNHIESRMSRRVPNEVEIFADCSCSKKEFNELLENLKDHVNIVSFNTPEHVWAAEADGEEVPWFPMKISELDQCSHRVLMYGSELDADHPGFKDNVYRQRRKYFVEVAMNYKFGQPIPRIDYTPEEVRTWAVVFRELTKLYPTHACREYLKNLPLLTKHCGYREDNIPQLEDVSMFLRERSGFTVRPVAGYLSPRDFLAGLAFRVFNCTQYVRHSTDPLYTPEPDTCHELLGHVPLLADPKFAQFSQEIGLASLGASDEDVQKLATCYFFTIEFGLCKQDGQLRAYGAGLLSSIGELRHALSDQACVKMFDPRTTCNQECLITTFQDVYFVSESFEEAKEKMREFAKTIKRPFSVYYNPYTQSVDLLKDTRSIEDVVQDLRSDLTTVCDALGKMNTYMGI
- the tph2 gene encoding tryptophan 5-hydroxylase 2 isoform X2; protein product: MASAHVMKDDPEPVPKMQPAMMMFSSKYWSRRGLSLDSAMFDQQNQNQHQQQRHTRGQMSRRPSFCPINEKPDKEGAEDSGKTVVVFSLKNEVGCLVKALRVFQEKRVNLNHIESRMSRRVPNEVEIFADCSCSKKEFNELLENLKDHVNIVSFNTPEHVWAAEADGEEVPWFPMKISELDQCSHRVLMYGSELDADHPGFKDNVYRQRRKYFVEVAMNYKFGQPIPRIDYTPEEVRTWAVVFRELTKLYPTHACREYLKNLPLLTKHCGYREDNIPQLEDVSMFLRERSGFTVRPVAGYLSPRDFLAGLAFRVFNCTQYVRHSTDPLYTPEPDTCHELLGHVPLLADPKFAQFSQEIGLASLGASDEDVQKLATCYFFTIEFGLCKQDGQLRAYGAGLLSSIGELRHALSDQACVKMFDPRTTCNQECLITTFQDVYFVSESFEEAKEKMREFAKTIKRPFSVYYNPYTQSVDLLKDTRSIEDVVQDLRSDLTTVCDALGKMNTYMGI